One region of Haloterrigena salifodinae genomic DNA includes:
- a CDS encoding ABC transporter ATP-binding protein: MSDALISLEDLEVHFTNKSLLDFGGSETVRAVDGVSLDIEENDVVSLVGESGCGKTTLGKTAIGLQRPTGGSVKYRGEDIWAIRDGDVDTDTEWADVRTSLQIIHQDPGASLNPNRRIISILSEPLRQVNPELSRSEKRSRIYSLLERVGMNPPADFAERYPHQLSGGEQQRVALCRALLMNPDVILADEAISALDVSLRVEMMDLMLDLQDEFDTSYIFISHDLSNARYFSAHGDGKIGVMYLGELVEVGPAEDMINDPQHPYTNVLRWATPDLALRETGELPMRKIDVPDPVDPPTGCRFHTRCPKATEACRRETPPGYQHGDQTVACFREDENHEYWDSPELTD; encoded by the coding sequence ATGAGTGACGCCCTCATCTCGCTCGAAGACCTCGAGGTTCACTTCACTAACAAGAGTCTCTTGGACTTTGGCGGCTCCGAGACGGTCCGCGCAGTCGACGGCGTCTCGCTCGATATCGAGGAGAACGACGTCGTCTCGCTCGTCGGAGAAAGCGGCTGCGGCAAGACGACGCTCGGGAAGACGGCGATCGGCCTCCAGCGACCCACCGGCGGCTCGGTGAAGTACCGCGGCGAGGATATCTGGGCCATCCGCGACGGCGACGTCGACACCGACACGGAGTGGGCGGACGTTCGGACGTCGCTCCAGATCATCCACCAGGACCCCGGCGCCTCGCTTAACCCCAATCGGCGGATCATCTCGATCCTGTCCGAACCGCTTCGACAAGTCAATCCGGAACTCAGCCGCTCGGAAAAACGAAGCCGTATCTACTCGTTGCTGGAGCGCGTCGGCATGAATCCGCCGGCGGACTTCGCGGAGCGTTATCCCCACCAGCTGTCGGGCGGCGAACAGCAACGCGTCGCGCTGTGTCGCGCGCTGTTGATGAACCCCGACGTCATCCTCGCCGACGAGGCGATCAGCGCGCTGGACGTGTCCCTACGCGTCGAGATGATGGACCTCATGCTCGACTTGCAGGACGAGTTCGATACGTCCTACATCTTCATTTCCCACGATCTCTCGAATGCGCGGTACTTCTCCGCCCACGGCGACGGAAAGATCGGTGTCATGTACCTCGGCGAACTCGTCGAGGTCGGGCCAGCCGAGGACATGATCAACGACCCCCAACACCCCTACACGAACGTGCTACGCTGGGCGACGCCCGATCTGGCGCTGCGCGAGACCGGCGAGTTGCCAATGCGAAAGATCGACGTCCCCGACCCGGTAGACCCGCCGACCGGCTGTCGGTTCCACACGCGCTGTCCGAAGGCGACCGAGGCCTGCCGTCGGGAGACACCGCCCGGGTACCAACACGGGGACCAGACGGTTGCCTGCTTCCGCGAAGACGAGAACCACGAGTACTGGGACAGCCCCGAACTCACGGACTAA
- a CDS encoding ABC transporter ATP-binding protein yields the protein MALDQTSDEQTYSTDDPVVEVRDAAVTYDDGTSYVLDHVSIDLDRGEILGVVGESGSGKSMLASSLLDAVPSPGRLTGEITYRPDGEEPVDVLELEKDELRSLRWEQISMVFQGAMNSFNPTMPIRTHFEETLKSHDADVREGIERAEELLEDLHLEPGRILDSYPHELSGGMQQRALIALSLVLEPDVLVMDEPTAALDLLMQRSILMLLSDLQEKYDLTMMFITHDLPLVAALADRMAIMYAFRLVEIGETRDIVENAAHPYTRALLNSTPNLDAPLSEMRPIGGQSPAPINMPSGCAYHPRCPLASEECRTDVPEYHDVGPDHGSACYHWRESYDEVPLVYEDSLGDAEGGER from the coding sequence ATGGCACTCGACCAGACTTCCGACGAACAGACGTACAGCACCGACGATCCGGTCGTCGAAGTCCGCGACGCAGCCGTGACCTACGACGACGGAACGTCGTACGTCCTCGATCACGTCTCGATCGATCTCGACCGCGGTGAGATACTCGGCGTCGTCGGAGAGAGCGGTTCGGGCAAGTCGATGCTTGCCTCGTCATTACTCGATGCGGTCCCGTCTCCGGGTCGCTTGACGGGTGAGATCACCTATCGTCCCGACGGCGAAGAACCGGTCGACGTTCTCGAGCTAGAGAAAGACGAGCTACGGTCCCTCCGCTGGGAGCAAATATCGATGGTGTTCCAGGGGGCGATGAACTCGTTTAACCCGACGATGCCAATCCGAACGCACTTCGAGGAGACGCTGAAATCCCACGACGCAGACGTCCGGGAGGGGATAGAACGGGCCGAAGAACTGCTCGAGGACCTGCATCTTGAACCGGGGCGCATTCTCGATTCCTATCCGCACGAACTGAGCGGCGGGATGCAACAGCGCGCCCTGATCGCGCTCAGCCTCGTCCTCGAGCCTGACGTGCTGGTGATGGACGAGCCGACGGCAGCGCTCGATCTCCTGATGCAGCGATCCATCCTGATGCTGCTGTCGGACCTCCAAGAGAAGTACGACCTCACGATGATGTTCATCACGCACGACCTGCCGCTTGTCGCCGCACTGGCCGATCGAATGGCCATCATGTACGCGTTCAGGCTCGTCGAGATCGGCGAAACACGCGACATCGTAGAGAACGCGGCCCATCCTTACACGCGCGCGTTACTCAACTCAACTCCGAACCTCGACGCGCCGCTGTCGGAGATGCGACCGATCGGAGGACAGAGCCCCGCCCCGATCAATATGCCCTCTGGGTGCGCGTATCATCCGCGCTGTCCGCTCGCGAGCGAGGAGTGTCGGACGGACGTGCCCGAGTATCACGATGTCGGTCCTGACCACGGCTCGGCCTGCTACCACTGGCGAGAGTCGTACGACGAGGTGCCACTCGTCTACGAAGACTCCCTGGGCGACGCTGAAGGAGGTGAACGCTAA
- a CDS encoding ABC transporter permease has translation MKHTESKTESEDEFSFGAAQSDVEVTTADRLRDFYREFIYKPGLVAWEDNRTRIGATILAVYVFVGTVGTWLYRSPSTNQSERSLQPFQTMEAPLGTTSSGEDVLAMAIHATPEMLIMILSGGIFATALAVLIGTVAGYKGGTTDRVLTTFSDVAMSIPGLPLIMVLAVVVSPERAVVIGILITINYWAGLARSIRSQVLTIREHSYVEASRTMGVSTPRILLKDVIPNIMPYVLVNFANAARYVVFASVGLYYLGILPTSVANWGIQLDNAYSQAGALSGGGTMYQLAVPMIAIMFLALGLILLAQGMDRVFNPRVRTRLAGESESETEDDEDAAAPTEVMT, from the coding sequence GTGAAGCATACTGAGTCCAAAACTGAGTCGGAGGACGAGTTCTCGTTCGGTGCCGCGCAGTCCGACGTCGAAGTCACGACGGCGGACCGACTGCGAGACTTCTACCGGGAGTTTATCTACAAACCGGGGCTCGTCGCGTGGGAGGACAACCGGACGCGTATCGGTGCGACCATCTTGGCTGTATACGTCTTCGTCGGTACCGTCGGCACGTGGCTCTACCGGTCGCCGAGTACGAACCAGTCGGAGCGTAGTCTGCAACCGTTCCAGACTATGGAGGCGCCGCTCGGGACGACGAGTTCCGGCGAGGACGTTCTGGCCATGGCGATTCACGCGACGCCCGAGATGCTCATCATGATCCTATCGGGTGGTATCTTTGCGACGGCGCTCGCGGTCCTGATCGGAACGGTCGCGGGGTACAAGGGCGGGACGACCGACCGCGTCCTGACGACGTTCTCGGACGTCGCGATGTCGATCCCCGGGCTCCCCCTCATCATGGTGCTGGCGGTCGTCGTATCGCCGGAGCGCGCCGTCGTGATCGGTATCCTCATCACGATCAACTACTGGGCGGGGCTCGCTCGCTCCATTCGATCGCAAGTGCTGACGATCCGAGAACACTCCTACGTAGAGGCGTCCAGAACGATGGGCGTTAGTACGCCTCGGATTCTGCTCAAGGACGTCATCCCGAATATCATGCCGTACGTGCTCGTCAACTTCGCCAACGCCGCGCGGTACGTCGTCTTCGCGTCGGTCGGACTGTACTATCTGGGTATCCTCCCCACGTCAGTCGCTAACTGGGGGATCCAGCTAGACAACGCGTACAGCCAGGCTGGCGCGCTCAGCGGCGGCGGAACGATGTACCAGCTCGCGGTCCCCATGATCGCGATCATGTTTCTCGCCCTCGGTCTCATCCTGCTCGCGCAGGGGATGGATCGAGTGTTCAACCCCCGTGTTCGGACCCGACTCGCCGGTGAGTCCGAATCGGAGACTGAAGACGACGAAGACGCCGCTGCGCCCACGGAGGTGATGACCTGA
- a CDS encoding ABC transporter permease, whose amino-acid sequence MNNYYVKRTGRAVLTLWVTVTLTFGLIRAIPGGPLEMLRARLVRQGVDPARIDSIIQSRQQQSQPIYVEYYEYMSSLLSGNLGESFYFREPVSKIITDALPWTVFIMVTATIILFAIAVVWGALIAYKEGSKFDTVSSGVAILLSSIPFYVLGILFVVVFSYKFGVFPARYRTSPGVSPDLSITFVGNALYHAALPIASIVITQVGLQTLAMRGNSIQVLGEDFVRVARLRGLSDRRIAVRYVGRNAILPMYTGFLTLIGFNLGGSVILEEIFTYTGIGYYMFEALINRDYPLMMGIFLVITTALVVSVYIADLTYGLVDPRVKSGDSSEAY is encoded by the coding sequence ATGAATAATTACTATGTCAAACGAACTGGGCGTGCAGTGCTCACGTTGTGGGTCACTGTTACACTCACGTTCGGTCTGATACGGGCGATTCCGGGCGGCCCGCTGGAGATGCTCAGGGCGCGATTAGTCCGACAGGGCGTCGATCCCGCACGCATCGATTCCATCATCCAGTCTCGACAACAGCAGAGCCAACCGATCTATGTCGAGTACTACGAGTACATGTCGTCTCTCCTGTCAGGGAACTTGGGAGAGTCGTTCTACTTCAGAGAACCCGTCTCCAAGATAATCACCGACGCGCTCCCGTGGACGGTGTTCATCATGGTAACGGCGACGATCATCCTGTTCGCGATCGCCGTCGTCTGGGGCGCGCTCATTGCCTACAAGGAGGGGTCCAAGTTCGACACGGTCTCGAGCGGCGTGGCGATCCTGCTGTCGTCTATCCCCTTCTACGTGCTCGGCATCCTGTTCGTGGTCGTGTTCTCGTACAAGTTCGGTGTCTTCCCCGCGCGGTATCGAACGAGTCCGGGCGTCTCCCCCGACCTGTCGATCACGTTCGTGGGGAATGCGTTGTACCACGCGGCGCTTCCGATCGCATCGATCGTGATCACGCAGGTCGGTCTGCAAACGCTTGCGATGCGTGGCAACAGCATCCAGGTACTCGGTGAGGACTTCGTCCGGGTTGCGCGACTGCGGGGACTGTCTGACCGCCGGATCGCCGTCAGATACGTCGGCCGAAACGCGATTCTGCCGATGTACACCGGTTTCCTGACGCTTATCGGGTTCAATCTCGGCGGATCGGTGATTCTGGAGGAAATCTTCACGTACACGGGGATCGGTTACTACATGTTCGAGGCTCTCATCAACAGGGATTACCCGCTCATGATGGGAATCTTCCTCGTCATCACGACCGCGCTCGTGGTGTCGGTTTACATCGCTGACCTGACGTACGGCCTCGTCGACCCTCGCGTCAAATCCGGTGATTCCAGTGAAGCATACTGA
- a CDS encoding ABC transporter substrate-binding protein has translation MTNNNRGCASHIDRRAFLQVAGASSAVALAGCTGGNGTGDGTHVSYTNQVPTKIQYNPLNPTSYSQYSHYLLFDRFANFNFAKGEFIPYLIQNWEFGDGTFEMTVRDGVTWEDGDDVTAGDVATQLRLARLTGGTIDQFTDSVEVADDRTVVLELAGDVNPRIVEFNALGQRFMTLKESEFGKYVEMFEDDAEKAQSEIQSHAYKDVTANGPFTVAERGNQQILLEKRDDHPDSGNINFDQVAFRYLDGNTAVHQAIGANELDSVMVFAPPNVVNNFPDHIRMETIPGKVGYGLIPQHDHEHTGDRAVRQAIAHVLDRETIVKNVGETLKQAPPLPVGIPSDDQERWLGDAYDSFEDYGVNERQTDDAEQILLDAGYSKDGDTWVDGSGNVVELPITVPSGWTDWVTATQTIVDQLNDFGFESQVDSRNFSALNGTVWPNGDFILSAGGWLPGGGRASFPYFSLHHQLLEHYRGFTYNYTPANENRGGSNGDVTVPSRTGSGTMTVNPNDRLEELSETSDEATTREISIEQAWVTNVDLPVIPVMEKQEQAFLATDEWSVPEQGSDVSQVRWPHLWLIRQGELQYDG, from the coding sequence ATGACGAACAATAACCGTGGCTGTGCTAGTCATATCGATCGCCGTGCGTTCCTGCAAGTCGCAGGCGCCTCGAGCGCCGTCGCACTGGCGGGCTGTACGGGTGGAAACGGAACTGGAGACGGGACCCATGTCAGCTATACGAACCAGGTTCCGACGAAGATTCAGTACAATCCCCTCAATCCGACGAGTTACTCACAGTACTCCCACTACCTGCTCTTCGATCGGTTTGCGAATTTCAACTTCGCGAAGGGCGAGTTCATTCCCTATCTCATTCAGAACTGGGAGTTCGGCGACGGTACGTTCGAGATGACCGTTCGCGACGGCGTCACCTGGGAGGACGGCGACGACGTCACGGCCGGCGACGTCGCGACGCAACTGCGTCTCGCGAGGTTGACCGGCGGAACGATCGACCAGTTCACCGATAGCGTCGAAGTGGCGGACGACCGGACCGTCGTTCTCGAACTTGCCGGAGACGTGAACCCACGAATCGTCGAGTTCAACGCGCTGGGCCAGCGGTTCATGACCCTCAAGGAGAGCGAGTTCGGGAAGTACGTCGAGATGTTCGAGGACGATGCCGAGAAGGCCCAGAGCGAGATCCAGAGCCACGCCTACAAGGACGTTACCGCCAACGGCCCGTTCACGGTCGCGGAGCGGGGGAATCAACAGATCCTCCTCGAGAAGCGGGACGATCACCCCGACTCCGGAAATATCAACTTCGATCAGGTTGCGTTCCGCTACCTCGACGGGAACACGGCCGTTCACCAAGCGATCGGCGCGAACGAACTTGACTCCGTGATGGTGTTCGCCCCGCCGAACGTCGTGAATAACTTCCCCGACCATATCCGGATGGAGACCATTCCGGGGAAGGTCGGATACGGGTTGATTCCGCAGCATGACCACGAGCACACGGGCGACAGGGCCGTCCGCCAGGCGATCGCCCACGTGCTAGACCGGGAAACCATCGTCAAGAACGTCGGCGAGACGCTGAAGCAAGCGCCGCCACTGCCCGTGGGAATCCCCTCGGACGACCAGGAACGGTGGCTCGGCGACGCCTACGATTCGTTCGAGGACTACGGCGTGAACGAACGTCAGACCGACGATGCCGAACAGATACTTCTCGACGCCGGCTACTCGAAGGACGGTGACACGTGGGTCGACGGTAGCGGGAACGTCGTCGAACTCCCCATCACTGTCCCGTCCGGATGGACCGACTGGGTCACCGCGACCCAGACGATCGTCGATCAACTGAACGACTTCGGGTTCGAGTCTCAGGTCGACTCGCGGAACTTCAGTGCGCTGAACGGGACGGTCTGGCCCAACGGCGACTTCATTCTCTCGGCCGGCGGGTGGCTTCCCGGCGGCGGTCGGGCGTCCTTCCCGTACTTCTCGCTTCACCATCAGCTCCTCGAGCACTACCGCGGTTTCACGTACAACTACACCCCGGCCAACGAAAACCGCGGTGGGAGTAACGGTGATGTCACCGTCCCCTCCCGGACCGGCTCGGGAACGATGACAGTCAATCCCAACGACCGACTCGAAGAACTGTCCGAAACGTCCGACGAGGCGACGACTCGCGAGATCTCGATCGAACAAGCGTGGGTGACCAACGTGGACCTTCCCGTGATTCCCGTCATGGAGAAGCAGGAACAGGCGTTCCTCGCCACCGACGAGTGGTCCGTTCCCGAGCAGGGTTCCGACGTTTCGCAGGTTCGATGGCCCCATCTGTGGCTCATCCGCCAAGGTGAACTGCAGTACGACGGATAA
- a CDS encoding Gfo/Idh/MocA family protein: MRDTTLTVGLVGLGTHGANHVKILKELGHNVLGVDADTAARQAFQERHDATTFESLEELYEQDPDAIIISAPNKFHETAATDALLAGHDVLLEKPLAHNLESAERIADAANRTGNICMVGYHHRYRNICQVAKSYVEDGYLGEVTHIDAQFVRRRGVPGRGTWYTSKDIAGGGALMDVGAHLLDLLFFWTDWPTITDAMATARSNFGQHDDYTYLHMWGEDDRGKMYDVEDSVTAFCEFDSGMTADIQVAWAANMESSHSYRIQGTDAGMTIDITNTLREVEPEVDQRNDLRLYEVRSGRRDHFVDSEVIVSLNDPYRDELETFLDAVRSGERPEMTNVDQALHVQRAVDRLYQTTR; the protein is encoded by the coding sequence ATGAGGGATACAACGCTGACGGTCGGTCTGGTCGGATTAGGAACGCACGGAGCGAATCACGTGAAAATACTCAAAGAACTGGGACACAATGTCCTCGGTGTGGACGCGGATACGGCGGCGAGACAGGCGTTTCAGGAGCGCCACGACGCAACGACGTTCGAGAGTCTCGAGGAATTGTACGAACAGGATCCGGATGCGATCATTATCTCAGCGCCGAATAAATTCCACGAGACAGCCGCCACCGACGCACTCCTGGCGGGCCACGACGTCCTGCTCGAAAAACCGCTCGCGCACAATTTGGAGAGCGCAGAGCGTATCGCCGACGCAGCGAACCGGACCGGCAATATCTGCATGGTCGGCTACCACCACCGCTATCGAAACATCTGCCAGGTCGCCAAATCCTACGTCGAGGACGGCTACCTGGGCGAGGTCACTCACATCGACGCCCAGTTCGTGCGACGGCGCGGCGTTCCCGGTCGAGGGACGTGGTACACGTCGAAGGATATCGCCGGGGGCGGCGCACTGATGGACGTCGGCGCACACCTGCTCGACCTGCTCTTTTTCTGGACCGACTGGCCGACGATCACCGACGCGATGGCGACGGCCCGATCGAACTTCGGACAGCACGACGACTACACGTATCTCCACATGTGGGGAGAAGACGACCGGGGCAAGATGTACGACGTAGAGGATTCCGTTACGGCGTTTTGCGAGTTCGACTCCGGGATGACCGCGGACATTCAGGTCGCGTGGGCAGCGAACATGGAATCGTCGCACAGCTATCGAATTCAAGGAACGGACGCAGGTATGACGATCGATATTACGAACACGCTCCGCGAAGTCGAGCCGGAGGTCGATCAACGAAACGATCTCCGACTGTACGAGGTACGGTCGGGACGGCGTGACCATTTCGTCGACAGTGAAGTCATCGTCTCACTGAACGATCCGTACCGTGACGAGTTGGAGACGTTTCTGGACGCGGTCCGATCCGGCGAGCGGCCGGAGATGACGAACGTCGACCAGGCGCTCCACGTGCAGCGCGCCGTCGATCGGCTCTACCAGACGACCCGGTGA
- a CDS encoding IclR family transcriptional regulator, with protein MTEETPDGYGKTIQSIESALEVVEVIRQKERAGVTEIANELDRSKSTIHHYVTTLTKHDYLDKVDGEYQLSLRFLTLGGQVREREQLYHLGKDNVEELAQETGEQVRLIVERNGSGITLYQATGDRVTKPITHVGSIEELYCTAAGKVFLAELSDEELDSYLDEVSFTPYTEKTITDGDALRAELEEIRDRGVAFDDEERYEGYRCVAAAISTEKRELFGALSVSAPVKRMGEERFRTDVPNQLQNVAGVVEINTTYSEWTDVL; from the coding sequence ATGACAGAGGAAACCCCCGATGGATACGGAAAAACGATCCAGTCTATCGAGTCAGCGCTCGAGGTCGTCGAAGTCATCCGCCAGAAGGAACGAGCGGGCGTGACGGAGATAGCGAACGAACTCGATCGCTCCAAGAGTACGATCCACCACTACGTGACGACGTTGACCAAACACGACTATCTCGACAAAGTTGACGGAGAGTACCAGCTCAGTCTGCGGTTTCTCACGCTCGGTGGCCAAGTTCGCGAGCGAGAACAGCTCTATCATCTCGGAAAAGACAACGTCGAAGAACTCGCACAGGAAACCGGCGAACAGGTGCGTCTCATCGTCGAACGCAACGGGTCCGGCATTACGCTCTATCAAGCGACTGGAGACCGCGTCACCAAGCCGATAACGCACGTGGGCAGTATCGAAGAGCTCTACTGCACTGCGGCCGGCAAGGTGTTTCTGGCCGAACTATCGGATGAGGAACTGGACTCGTACCTCGACGAGGTTTCATTCACGCCGTACACCGAGAAGACAATCACCGACGGCGACGCGCTCCGAGCGGAACTCGAAGAGATCCGCGATCGAGGAGTGGCGTTTGACGATGAAGAACGGTATGAGGGATATCGGTGTGTAGCCGCTGCGATCAGCACCGAGAAACGAGAACTGTTCGGTGCGCTCAGCGTCTCCGCGCCGGTCAAGCGCATGGGAGAAGAGCGGTTCCGAACCGACGTGCCGAACCAACTACAGAACGTTGCCGGCGTCGTCGAGATTAACACTACGTATTCCGAGTGGACGGACGTGCTCTGA